The Rhizobium tumorigenes genome window below encodes:
- a CDS encoding nucleotidyl transferase AbiEii/AbiGii toxin family protein, with protein MNGNPDRKTLLEVQEFFGLPSPALVEKDWFVVRALAAIHDVQVDGLTLAFGGGTALGRAYRLLERMSEDIDLRIVGKDRPSRGELKRLRATVNERLEAAGFAVEGHYVVKQSDRYVRYDLPYEPIAKGEGVLRPEIKIEIAAFPICTAPENRSVASFVAEATGASAEATDVACVRLVETAADKFVGLGRRAGFAFADLGPLDHTLVRHVYDLSRMDGHYDADEAAAIALETIKAEAKSRADDYPAYKADPRAETLRAYETMSKHGEFAAGYSKLLGDMVYGEKPEFEAAFGKVQHFVERIRKA; from the coding sequence TTGAACGGTAATCCGGACCGCAAAACTCTTCTGGAGGTACAGGAGTTCTTTGGTCTGCCTTCGCCTGCTTTGGTGGAAAAGGACTGGTTCGTTGTTCGCGCCCTGGCTGCCATCCATGATGTGCAGGTCGATGGATTGACCCTGGCGTTCGGCGGGGGAACGGCGCTTGGACGCGCATATCGTTTGCTCGAACGCATGTCAGAAGACATTGACCTGCGCATCGTCGGCAAGGACAGGCCGTCTCGCGGCGAGCTTAAACGCCTGCGAGCCACTGTGAACGAGCGGCTTGAGGCAGCGGGTTTTGCGGTCGAAGGCCACTATGTTGTCAAGCAAAGCGATCGCTACGTTCGATATGATCTGCCCTATGAACCCATCGCTAAGGGTGAGGGCGTTTTGCGACCGGAGATCAAGATCGAAATCGCTGCATTCCCGATTTGCACGGCGCCGGAAAATCGCTCTGTTGCTTCCTTTGTTGCTGAGGCCACCGGCGCGTCTGCCGAGGCCACGGATGTCGCGTGCGTGAGACTGGTTGAAACCGCGGCTGACAAGTTCGTTGGTCTCGGACGTCGGGCTGGATTTGCGTTTGCCGATCTTGGGCCCCTCGATCACACGCTTGTTCGTCACGTCTACGACCTATCGCGTATGGATGGCCACTACGATGCGGATGAGGCGGCCGCAATCGCGTTGGAAACGATAAAGGCTGAAGCCAAGAGCCGTGCCGACGATTATCCTGCCTATAAGGCGGACCCGAGGGCTGAAACGCTCCGCGCGTACGAGACGATGTCCAAACACGGAGAGTTCGCAGCGGGTTATTCGAAGCTGCTCGGCGACATGGTTTATGGTGAAAAGCCCGAGTTCGAAGCCGCGTTCGGAAAGGTTCAACATTTCGTCGAACGGATCCGCAAGGCCTAG
- the cysE gene encoding serine O-acetyltransferase, with translation MTTSRLLPNAVSRDLRSAVTTSIEDGGPEDRDRTDDIWAALCAEAQVAAHDDPRLAQAMALNILCHPDFAQGLAHRFSETLANNDVGADVLTLVALEVFEAAPEIVESAVSDLQAVFDRDPSTSELLVPFLYFKGFLALQGHRIANWLWRHNKTLMARHIQSRTCEVLSIDIHPAARMGRGIMLDHGNGLVIGETAVVEDDVSILQDVTLGGTGKDSGDRHPKVRRGALIGAGAKILGNIEVGVGARVGAGSVVLSAVAAHISVAGVPARPVGRPKSALPGVTMEQTTIETDYVI, from the coding sequence ATGACGACCTCGCGCCTATTGCCTAACGCCGTTTCACGGGACTTGCGCTCGGCTGTTACGACCTCCATTGAGGACGGCGGCCCGGAAGATCGTGATCGCACCGACGATATATGGGCGGCCCTTTGCGCGGAGGCCCAGGTGGCGGCTCACGACGATCCGCGGCTGGCCCAGGCGATGGCGCTCAATATCCTCTGCCACCCAGATTTCGCGCAGGGGCTTGCCCATCGCTTTTCGGAGACATTGGCGAACAATGATGTCGGGGCGGATGTCCTGACGCTCGTTGCACTGGAGGTCTTTGAGGCCGCCCCCGAGATTGTCGAGTCTGCAGTTTCGGATCTCCAGGCAGTTTTCGATCGCGACCCGAGCACCTCAGAACTGCTTGTACCCTTCCTTTATTTCAAAGGGTTCCTGGCCCTCCAGGGGCATCGGATCGCGAACTGGCTGTGGAGGCACAACAAAACGCTTATGGCGCGTCACATTCAAAGCCGTACGTGCGAGGTTTTGTCAATCGACATCCATCCGGCCGCCCGGATGGGACGTGGGATCATGCTTGACCATGGAAATGGACTCGTCATCGGTGAAACCGCTGTCGTTGAAGACGACGTATCCATCCTCCAGGATGTTACCTTGGGAGGTACGGGAAAGGATTCCGGTGATCGCCATCCCAAAGTCCGCCGAGGCGCCCTCATCGGAGCGGGTGCGAAAATTCTCGGGAATATCGAGGTTGGCGTAGGCGCAAGGGTTGGAGCGGGTAGTGTGGTCCTGTCGGCGGTTGCGGCCCACATATCGGTTGCAGGCGTTCCTGCCCGCCCGGTCGGCCGGCCGAAATCCGCTTTACCAGGTGTGACGATGGAGCAAACAACAATCGAGACTGACTACGTCATCTAA
- a CDS encoding ImuA family protein has translation MSCASNPRVIEELRARIAHLEGSAVKKAIVLPFGVREMDERLPGGGLPYGALHEIAGGGAGTVDGAAAALFAAGIAARSKGKVLWCLTRPDLFFPAIAQAGLHPDRVIFCEGDKEEDVLASMEEGLSFGGLAAVVGELVRLPMVASRRLQLAAEKTGTMGLVVRRWRRQTEASDFGNPTASTTRWRVSVLPSEELPVAGVGRPRWLAELMRVKAGECAEFEIGACDAKGHLCLLPLSANRPDTSAWRGNRAS, from the coding sequence ATGTCGTGCGCCAGCAATCCTCGGGTCATCGAGGAACTTAGAGCCCGTATCGCGCACCTTGAGGGCAGCGCGGTGAAAAAGGCGATCGTGCTGCCATTCGGCGTTCGCGAGATGGACGAGCGTCTACCAGGTGGTGGCCTGCCTTATGGAGCTCTTCATGAGATCGCCGGCGGCGGAGCCGGCACGGTGGATGGAGCAGCGGCAGCACTGTTCGCCGCCGGAATTGCGGCGCGGTCGAAGGGCAAGGTCCTATGGTGCCTGACGAGACCCGACCTGTTTTTCCCGGCTATCGCCCAGGCAGGCTTGCATCCCGACCGCGTGATCTTCTGCGAAGGCGACAAGGAGGAGGACGTCCTTGCCTCCATGGAAGAGGGGCTTTCCTTCGGGGGGCTGGCTGCTGTCGTGGGCGAACTCGTGCGGTTGCCGATGGTCGCATCCAGGCGGCTGCAATTGGCCGCCGAGAAGACGGGCACCATGGGCCTCGTTGTCCGCAGATGGCGGCGACAGACGGAAGCGTCGGACTTCGGCAATCCGACAGCCTCGACGACACGATGGAGGGTGAGCGTGCTTCCGTCGGAGGAATTGCCAGTCGCGGGCGTGGGCCGCCCGAGATGGCTGGCGGAATTGATGCGCGTGAAAGCAGGCGAGTGTGCTGAGTTCGAAATAGGAGCCTGTGATGCCAAGGGTCATTTGTGTCTACTTCCCCTATCTGCCAACAGACCGGATACGTCGGCATGGAGAGGGAACCGTGCCAGCTGA
- a CDS encoding error-prone DNA polymerase translates to MRYAELQVTTHFSFLRGASSAEELFAAAAALGIDALGVVDRNSLAGIVRAWEAAKTTGVRLVVGCRLDLSDGMSILVYPTDRPAYSRLTRLLSLGKSRGGKGKCILDVSDVEAYNGGLIAILIPDEADETTAGQLRKLAAIFGDRAYVSLCLRRRPNDRLRLHNLSNMAARHKVKTVITNDVLFHDPSRRQLQDIVTCIRNRTTIDSVGFDRERHADRFLKAPEEMHRLFSEYPEALARTREIVDRCRFDMSELQYQYPEEALVPGLDAQQSLTKFAWEGAATRYPEGIPDKVRKAILHELELIRVMKYAAYFLTVYSIVRFARSQGILCQGRGSAANSAVCYCLGITSINPETGDLLFERFVSMERDEPPDIGVDFEHSRREEVIQWIYETYGRSRSALCSTVSRYRAKGALRDVGKALGLPEDLITQLSSGVWGWSEGVGEKQLKENNMNMADYRLKLALDLSAQLMGAPRHLGQHPGGFVLTQDRLDDLVPIEPASMKDRQVVEWDKDDIEALKFMKVDVLALGMLTCMAKSFELLGEHKDIPMGLSDVEQEDPATYAMIRKADTLGTFQIESRAQMAMLPRLKPRTFYDLVVQVAIVRPGPIQGDMVHPYLRRREGKEKVEYPTPELEAVLGKTLGVPLFQESAMKVAMTCAGFTAGEADQLRRAMATFKFTGGVSKFKDKLVEGMVKNGYTREFAEKTFTQLEGFGSYGFPESHAASFALIAYASSWVKCHHPDVFCAALLNSQPMGFYSVAQIVQDARNHGVEVRPVCVNRSRWDCTMERIGNSDRFAVRLGMRVVKGLSTNDAARIILARAEQPFVSADDMWRRSGVSPSSLVKLAEADAFLPSLQLERRQALWDIKALRDEPLELWAAAAEREAKVIAEMQEPEVALKSMTEGREVVEDYSHTGLTLRAHPVSFLRKDLDRKGIVPCAEAMAQRDGKWLWTAGLVLVRQRPGSAKGVMFLTLEDESGIVNAVVWPSLFERQRRVLMTASMMAINGRIQREGEVVHLVAQRLFDFSADLSSIGNRDGDFPLPHGRGDQVKHGGGPDPRDNPKPVVQAREIYIPDLHIDNLKIKSRNFH, encoded by the coding sequence ATGAGATATGCCGAGCTTCAGGTCACCACACATTTCTCGTTTCTGCGCGGCGCGAGTTCGGCGGAGGAGCTGTTCGCCGCCGCGGCAGCGCTTGGCATCGATGCCCTGGGTGTTGTCGATCGCAACTCGCTCGCGGGAATCGTGCGCGCATGGGAAGCGGCGAAGACCACGGGCGTGCGACTGGTGGTCGGCTGTCGTCTCGATCTTTCTGACGGCATGTCGATCCTGGTTTACCCGACCGACCGGCCGGCCTACTCGAGACTGACGCGGCTGCTTTCGCTCGGAAAGAGCCGGGGCGGCAAGGGCAAGTGCATTCTCGATGTCTCCGATGTGGAAGCCTATAACGGCGGACTGATTGCCATCCTTATCCCTGATGAGGCCGACGAGACCACTGCCGGCCAGCTCAGGAAGCTCGCTGCGATCTTTGGAGACAGGGCCTACGTTTCGCTCTGCCTGCGCCGTCGCCCCAACGATCGCCTGCGGCTCCATAACCTGTCGAACATGGCCGCACGCCACAAGGTCAAGACGGTCATCACCAATGACGTCCTGTTTCACGATCCCAGTCGCCGGCAGCTGCAGGACATCGTCACCTGCATCCGCAACCGCACCACCATCGACAGCGTCGGCTTCGATCGCGAGCGGCATGCCGATCGGTTCTTAAAAGCCCCGGAGGAGATGCATCGGCTGTTTTCGGAATATCCTGAAGCGCTGGCGCGAACGCGGGAAATCGTTGATCGCTGTCGTTTCGACATGAGCGAGCTCCAATATCAGTACCCGGAAGAGGCGCTTGTGCCGGGGCTCGACGCGCAACAGTCGCTGACCAAGTTCGCCTGGGAAGGGGCCGCCACCCGATACCCCGAGGGGATCCCCGACAAGGTTCGCAAGGCGATCCTGCACGAACTCGAGCTCATCCGGGTGATGAAATACGCCGCTTACTTCCTGACCGTCTACAGCATCGTCCGGTTTGCCCGGTCGCAAGGCATCCTCTGCCAGGGCCGGGGATCGGCGGCGAACTCGGCGGTTTGTTACTGCCTCGGCATCACCAGCATCAATCCGGAGACGGGTGACCTGCTGTTCGAGCGGTTCGTCTCGATGGAACGTGACGAACCGCCGGATATCGGCGTTGATTTCGAGCATTCCCGTCGCGAGGAGGTCATCCAGTGGATATACGAGACCTATGGCCGCTCACGCTCGGCGCTCTGTTCCACCGTCAGCCGCTACCGCGCCAAGGGCGCGCTGCGTGATGTCGGCAAGGCATTGGGCCTGCCTGAAGATCTGATCACCCAACTGTCCTCCGGCGTCTGGGGCTGGTCGGAAGGGGTCGGCGAGAAGCAGCTCAAAGAGAATAACATGAACATGGCCGACTATCGCCTGAAGCTGGCGCTGGACCTTAGTGCCCAGCTGATGGGCGCGCCCCGCCATCTTGGCCAGCATCCGGGCGGTTTCGTTCTGACGCAGGACAGGTTGGATGATCTGGTGCCGATCGAACCGGCATCGATGAAGGACCGTCAGGTGGTGGAGTGGGACAAGGACGATATCGAGGCCCTCAAATTCATGAAGGTCGACGTGCTGGCGCTCGGGATGCTGACCTGCATGGCGAAATCGTTCGAGCTGCTTGGTGAGCACAAGGATATTCCCATGGGCCTTTCCGATGTCGAGCAGGAGGATCCGGCCACCTACGCGATGATCCGCAAGGCCGATACGCTCGGCACGTTCCAGATCGAAAGCCGCGCGCAGATGGCGATGCTGCCGCGCCTGAAACCTCGCACATTTTATGATCTCGTCGTGCAGGTGGCCATTGTCCGGCCGGGACCCATCCAGGGCGACATGGTGCATCCGTATCTGAGGCGGCGTGAGGGCAAGGAGAAGGTCGAGTACCCGACGCCCGAGCTCGAAGCCGTTCTGGGTAAAACGCTCGGCGTCCCGCTGTTTCAGGAAAGTGCGATGAAAGTCGCGATGACCTGCGCCGGATTTACCGCGGGAGAAGCCGATCAGTTGCGCCGGGCAATGGCGACTTTCAAGTTCACGGGCGGGGTGTCGAAGTTCAAGGACAAGCTCGTCGAAGGCATGGTCAAGAACGGCTACACCCGCGAATTTGCCGAGAAGACATTTACCCAGCTTGAAGGGTTTGGCTCCTATGGCTTTCCGGAAAGCCATGCCGCCAGTTTTGCGCTGATCGCCTATGCAAGCTCGTGGGTGAAGTGTCATCACCCGGATGTCTTTTGTGCTGCCTTGCTCAACAGCCAGCCGATGGGTTTTTACAGCGTCGCGCAGATCGTCCAGGACGCCCGGAACCACGGCGTCGAAGTCCGCCCGGTCTGCGTCAACCGCTCCCGCTGGGACTGCACCATGGAACGGATCGGCAATTCCGACCGCTTCGCTGTTCGTCTCGGCATGCGTGTTGTCAAGGGATTGTCCACCAACGACGCCGCACGCATTATCCTGGCGCGAGCCGAACAGCCGTTCGTATCCGCTGATGACATGTGGCGACGCTCCGGCGTGTCTCCGTCGTCGCTGGTCAAGCTAGCGGAGGCAGATGCTTTCCTGCCGTCGCTGCAACTGGAGCGGCGCCAGGCACTCTGGGATATCAAGGCGCTCCGGGATGAACCCCTGGAGCTTTGGGCGGCCGCCGCTGAGCGCGAAGCCAAGGTGATCGCCGAGATGCAGGAGCCTGAAGTGGCGCTGAAATCGATGACCGAGGGCAGGGAGGTCGTCGAGGACTACTCACACACGGGCCTCACATTGCGGGCGCACCCGGTGTCGTTTCTCCGAAAAGACCTCGACCGAAAAGGCATCGTCCCCTGCGCCGAGGCGATGGCGCAACGCGACGGGAAATGGCTCTGGACTGCGGGTCTCGTTCTCGTGCGACAGCGGCCGGGATCGGCAAAAGGCGTCATGTTCCTCACGCTGGAAGACGAGTCCGGCATCGTCAATGCAGTGGTCTGGCCATCGCTGTTCGAACGCCAGCGGCGGGTCCTGATGACAGCGAGCATGATGGCCATCAATGGCCGTATCCAGCGGGAAGGCGAGGTCGTTCACCTCGTTGCCCAGCGCCTGTTCGATTTCTCCGCCGACCTGTCGAGCATTGGTAATCGTGACGGCGACTTCCCGCTTCCCCACGGCCGCGGCGATCAGGTCAAGCACGGAGGGGGCCCCGATCCACGGGACAATCCCAAACCCGTCGTGCAGGCGCGCGAGATCTATATTCCTGACCTTCATATTGATAATTTGAAGATCAAATCCAGAAACTTCCACTAA
- a CDS encoding SOS response-associated peptidase family protein — translation MSRLFAVTKSLEEIVAHFAVDIAPALEVPSETVEGTPGLIVLEKDGVRLLKSVSWGFPRQTRDMRREGEPPSRIGLVADLTNPLWDRIVVDPKYRCLIPLTHFANPDGVKGEKTRSWFSKNRQPLMAWAGFCKNTPDFGPVFAGMTMTANEKIRPFNDRMPVLLKPEEYDRWLHGSIEDVIAFQFRDPPSSDDFEILHSRDRWQSGVAPSKASPRRDNMLM, via the coding sequence GTGTCGCGTCTGTTTGCAGTCACCAAAAGCCTGGAGGAGATTGTCGCCCATTTCGCGGTCGACATCGCGCCGGCGCTTGAGGTGCCGAGCGAGACCGTCGAAGGCACCCCGGGCCTGATCGTCCTTGAGAAAGACGGAGTGCGGCTGTTGAAGTCGGTCTCATGGGGTTTTCCGCGACAGACACGCGACATGAGGCGTGAAGGCGAGCCACCGAGCCGCATCGGCCTCGTTGCGGATCTTACCAATCCGCTCTGGGACCGCATCGTCGTCGACCCCAAATACCGCTGTCTGATCCCACTCACCCATTTCGCCAACCCCGACGGTGTCAAAGGCGAGAAAACCAGATCGTGGTTTTCGAAGAACCGGCAGCCATTGATGGCCTGGGCGGGGTTCTGCAAGAACACGCCAGACTTCGGCCCGGTGTTCGCCGGCATGACCATGACCGCCAACGAGAAGATCAGGCCCTTCAACGACCGCATGCCTGTTTTGCTCAAGCCGGAGGAGTACGATCGCTGGCTTCACGGTTCGATCGAAGATGTGATCGCATTCCAGTTTCGCGATCCACCGTCATCGGATGACTTCGAAATCCTGCATAGCCGCGACCGCTGGCAAAGCGGCGTTGCACCCTCCAAGGCTTCACCACGTCGGGACAACATGCTTATGTAG
- a CDS encoding DNA polymerase Y family protein codes for MPRVICVYFPYLPTDRIRRHGEGTVPADQPLVVISKSGSKRWVSAADTAARKLGLKLGMPASKAQAVVANLKMIDADPAADAAALERLALWALRQYSPVVAVDGTDGIVMDTEGADHLQGGEALLISGLVNGLRGRGLTARAAVADTWGAAHAITRLTSAETTVVPLGGVAKAVTRLPIHCLRLAPDTIHGLRVMGVETVGELSAMPRAPLTLRYGPEVGRRLDQLFGRMAEPIEPLRTPELVEVAKNFQEPIGAAETIAKYVRRLVGELTSKLEERGLGVRRSDLVIHRVDNTRQCVQAGLAKPVRDPARLSKLLCDRIEKIDPGFGIERLVLVALIVEPLEERQVASSLIEELVVDVTPLVDILGNRGQRLYRVTPVASDVPERSVMRIGPTADETGATWAAKWPRPSRLLANPERIDVTALLPDQPPAVFTWRGKRRRVKRADGPERIFGEWWVRPREHAAVRDYFVVEDEAGERYWVYRAGDGVDTDTGSHLWFLHGVFG; via the coding sequence ATGCCAAGGGTCATTTGTGTCTACTTCCCCTATCTGCCAACAGACCGGATACGTCGGCATGGAGAGGGAACCGTGCCAGCTGACCAGCCGCTTGTCGTCATTTCGAAATCGGGCTCGAAACGCTGGGTCTCTGCTGCCGACACTGCCGCGCGCAAACTTGGCCTCAAGCTCGGCATGCCGGCGAGCAAAGCCCAGGCCGTCGTCGCCAATCTGAAGATGATCGATGCCGATCCTGCCGCCGACGCGGCTGCCCTTGAACGCCTGGCGCTGTGGGCGCTCCGGCAATACAGCCCTGTCGTTGCCGTCGACGGCACGGACGGTATCGTCATGGACACCGAAGGCGCCGATCATCTTCAGGGCGGCGAAGCCCTGCTGATTTCCGGGCTGGTCAATGGCTTGAGAGGTCGAGGCCTGACCGCTCGTGCTGCGGTCGCCGATACGTGGGGAGCAGCGCACGCGATCACCCGCCTGACGTCGGCGGAAACGACCGTTGTTCCGCTAGGCGGCGTGGCGAAAGCAGTCACTCGCCTGCCGATCCACTGTCTCCGGCTCGCCCCGGACACGATCCACGGTTTGCGGGTGATGGGCGTCGAGACGGTCGGTGAACTCTCCGCGATGCCTCGCGCGCCGTTGACGCTGCGATACGGCCCGGAGGTCGGTAGGCGGCTAGATCAACTGTTCGGGCGGATGGCAGAACCCATCGAGCCTCTGCGGACACCAGAGCTGGTCGAGGTGGCCAAGAACTTTCAGGAGCCGATCGGCGCCGCGGAGACAATCGCCAAATATGTACGCCGACTGGTTGGCGAACTGACATCCAAACTGGAAGAGCGCGGCCTTGGCGTCAGACGTTCCGATCTTGTCATCCACCGCGTCGACAACACGCGGCAGTGTGTTCAAGCGGGGCTTGCAAAACCGGTCAGGGATCCCGCTCGGCTGTCAAAGCTGCTTTGCGACCGCATCGAAAAGATCGACCCGGGCTTCGGGATCGAACGGCTCGTCCTTGTTGCCTTGATCGTGGAGCCATTGGAGGAGCGACAGGTCGCGTCGTCGCTCATCGAGGAGCTGGTTGTCGATGTCACACCGCTCGTCGACATTCTCGGCAACCGCGGCCAACGTCTCTACCGGGTCACGCCGGTCGCCTCCGATGTTCCGGAACGGTCGGTGATGCGCATCGGTCCGACGGCCGACGAAACCGGAGCGACATGGGCCGCCAAATGGCCAAGGCCATCGCGGCTGCTGGCGAACCCGGAGCGGATCGACGTGACCGCTTTGCTCCCCGACCAGCCACCTGCCGTGTTCACCTGGCGCGGCAAGCGTCGGAGGGTAAAGCGAGCAGACGGGCCGGAGCGCATCTTCGGGGAATGGTGGGTTCGCCCGAGAGAGCACGCCGCCGTCCGGGACTATTTCGTCGTCGAGGACGAGGCGGGTGAACGCTACTGGGTCTACCGCGCTGGCGACGGCGTGGATACCGACACGGGCTCGCACCTCTGGTTTCTCCACGGGGTGTTCGGATGA
- a CDS encoding 4'-phosphopantetheinyl transferase family protein: protein MGELDIAREAEEMAAIGSMLRKRWQEGGFHAVVSINVPHEPFELRGLPLSIEEKDRARRFRQVMNCNRSVMSWIVLRSIVGAMLDTRPENVTVVRALAGKPSVQPGPGISISHAGDLAVVAFSSEMDIGVDVETIEQDDALLLTVMGTLSPRELACLSTDRMAKSEFLLRAWTRKEAAVKVAGSGLSVDLTKVSVAEQEGCRFQCHLPGAEIITGTDLHLGSGYIAALASKTFINDVAQYHIRHF, encoded by the coding sequence ATGGGTGAGCTCGATATTGCGCGCGAGGCCGAAGAAATGGCAGCCATTGGCAGCATGTTGCGAAAACGGTGGCAGGAGGGCGGGTTTCATGCCGTCGTGTCGATAAATGTACCGCATGAGCCGTTCGAGCTTCGGGGGCTTCCCCTTTCGATTGAAGAAAAGGATCGAGCACGGCGCTTCCGGCAGGTCATGAACTGCAATCGATCCGTCATGAGCTGGATCGTGTTGCGCAGCATTGTTGGTGCGATGCTCGATACGCGGCCGGAAAATGTGACGGTCGTTCGGGCGCTGGCAGGCAAGCCGTCGGTTCAACCTGGGCCGGGGATCAGCATATCACACGCAGGGGACCTCGCAGTCGTGGCTTTCTCGAGCGAGATGGATATTGGGGTCGATGTCGAGACGATTGAGCAGGATGACGCTCTGTTACTCACCGTCATGGGCACTTTGTCGCCGCGAGAGTTGGCATGCCTCTCCACAGATCGGATGGCAAAGTCGGAGTTCCTGCTTCGCGCATGGACGCGAAAAGAGGCTGCGGTTAAGGTCGCAGGCTCGGGCCTTTCCGTCGATCTTACGAAAGTGTCAGTCGCCGAACAGGAGGGGTGCCGCTTCCAATGCCACTTGCCGGGGGCGGAGATCATCACGGGCACTGATCTGCATTTGGGTTCCGGCTATATTGCCGCGTTGGCGTCGAAGACTTTTATCAATGACGTTGCTCAATATCACATAAGACATTTCTGA
- a CDS encoding HoxN/HupN/NixA family nickel/cobalt transporter has protein sequence MFPNPFDDQPFQMKMKAAITFVCLVSANIAAWVWAWVAFADRPALMGTAFLAYMLGLRHAFDPDHIAAIDNVVRKLMQEGKAPFSVGFFFSLGHSSIVVLASIVIAATAAAMQLDEVADIGGIIGTTVSAVFLLIIGIANLIVLKGIWSAFKRVRRGETIVDEDLDALLAGRGLMARIFRPVFRVVSRSWHMYPIGFLFGLGFDTATEIGLLGISAMQAAQGMSFWTILVFPALFTAGMSLMDTTDSVLMTGAYGWAFVNPVRKLWYNLTITAASVVVAVFIGGLTAANLIVDKLGYDGDFWRFLGGLNDNLSSVGYAVVGIFIVSWIVSTIIYRRKGYDTVPAR, from the coding sequence ATGTTTCCGAATCCGTTTGACGACCAGCCGTTCCAAATGAAGATGAAAGCGGCGATTACATTTGTCTGCCTTGTTTCGGCAAATATTGCAGCATGGGTTTGGGCCTGGGTGGCATTTGCCGATCGACCCGCTCTGATGGGTACTGCTTTCCTCGCCTACATGCTTGGGTTGCGTCACGCCTTCGACCCTGATCATATCGCGGCGATCGACAACGTGGTTCGCAAGCTGATGCAGGAGGGCAAGGCCCCTTTTTCTGTTGGCTTTTTCTTTTCGCTCGGCCATTCGAGCATTGTCGTTCTGGCATCCATCGTCATCGCTGCGACGGCAGCTGCCATGCAGCTCGACGAGGTCGCAGACATCGGCGGCATTATAGGGACCACCGTGTCGGCAGTGTTCCTGCTGATCATCGGCATTGCCAACCTGATCGTGCTGAAAGGGATCTGGTCTGCGTTCAAGCGGGTCCGAAGAGGCGAAACGATCGTTGACGAAGACCTTGATGCTCTCCTCGCAGGGCGTGGTCTCATGGCAAGGATCTTCCGGCCCGTCTTTCGTGTCGTTTCCCGCTCCTGGCACATGTATCCCATCGGCTTCCTGTTCGGCCTCGGATTCGACACGGCAACTGAAATCGGGCTTCTTGGCATCTCGGCGATGCAGGCTGCCCAAGGCATGTCCTTCTGGACGATTCTGGTTTTCCCCGCGCTATTCACCGCCGGCATGTCGTTGATGGACACCACGGACAGCGTGCTGATGACCGGCGCTTACGGCTGGGCATTCGTCAACCCGGTTCGTAAGCTATGGTACAATTTGACGATCACTGCAGCTTCCGTGGTCGTCGCAGTGTTCATCGGCGGCTTGACCGCAGCCAACCTTATCGTGGATAAACTCGGTTATGACGGCGACTTCTGGCGCTTCCTCGGTGGTCTGAACGACAATCTTTCGAGCGTCGGCTATGCGGTCGTAGGCATCTTTATCGTGAGCTGGATCGTTTCGACGATTATCTATCGCAGAAAGGGCTATGACACCGTTCCGGCGCGATGA
- a CDS encoding SOS response-associated peptidase, which translates to MCNLYTVRLSAAEVAAHFRVPNPMQSNAPEEVYPGTPGMVVTENGGVRELRSMVWGFPLRLKGMKPEAKPKPVNNIADLAKGMWIGLARKPQWRCLIPVTGFAEAEGEKGRMTRTWFALKDQPVFAWAGLWRISDEWGPVYSGVMTDANEAIQPVHNRMPVLLQPNEYEQWLHGSFDDALAFQKRTFPPELVTMERTSELWAKKKT; encoded by the coding sequence ATGTGCAACTTGTACACCGTCCGTCTTTCCGCCGCAGAAGTGGCCGCGCACTTTCGTGTTCCGAACCCGATGCAATCGAACGCTCCCGAGGAAGTCTATCCGGGCACCCCCGGGATGGTGGTAACGGAGAACGGCGGTGTTCGCGAGCTTCGCTCGATGGTGTGGGGCTTTCCCCTGCGCCTGAAAGGCATGAAGCCAGAAGCCAAGCCAAAGCCGGTCAACAACATTGCTGACCTTGCGAAAGGCATGTGGATCGGCCTGGCACGTAAACCGCAGTGGCGTTGTCTGATCCCCGTAACGGGTTTTGCCGAGGCCGAGGGTGAAAAGGGTAGGATGACGCGCACCTGGTTTGCACTGAAGGACCAGCCGGTCTTCGCCTGGGCAGGGCTATGGCGTATCAGCGACGAGTGGGGTCCGGTCTATTCCGGGGTCATGACGGACGCCAATGAGGCGATCCAACCCGTGCACAACCGGATGCCTGTTCTGTTACAGCCCAATGAGTATGAACAATGGCTTCACGGGAGCTTCGATGATGCGCTCGCATTCCAGAAGCGGACATTTCCGCCTGAGTTGGTGACGATGGAGCGGACAAGCGAGCTATGGGCGAAAAAGAAGACTTAA